The following coding sequences lie in one Arthrobacter sp. SLBN-122 genomic window:
- a CDS encoding glutaminase: MTTTLGAPPLDVLLEDIVRHHRPRKETGAVPRNIPFLAKVPFNRFGIAVATTTGDVFCSGDADVPFSIQSISKVFTLAMALQGGGSARLWSRVLREPSGTAFNSLVQLEAEHGIPRNPFINAGALVVTDHLMEGTPDAAAHLLRFLTEQAGRQGLTGKQGQSGPFIDEAAAAGELAGSSRNLALAHFLKDFGNLCRPAESVVENYVRQCSIMMTCTELAKAGLFLANDGQGTSGTVLSPSEAKRIGSIMLTCGMYDAAGEFAYRVGLPGKSGVGGGILVIVPGQCAICVWSPRLDAKGNSLAGTAALADLSDRTGWSVF, from the coding sequence ATGACCACCACGCTCGGCGCACCACCCCTGGACGTCCTCCTCGAGGACATCGTCCGGCATCACCGGCCGCGGAAGGAGACGGGTGCAGTACCCCGCAATATCCCCTTCCTGGCCAAGGTTCCCTTCAACCGGTTTGGAATCGCCGTCGCCACCACCACCGGTGACGTCTTTTGCTCCGGCGACGCGGACGTCCCCTTTTCCATCCAGAGCATCTCCAAGGTATTCACCCTTGCCATGGCGCTGCAGGGCGGCGGATCGGCCCGCCTGTGGTCACGGGTGCTGCGCGAACCGTCCGGGACCGCCTTCAACTCCCTGGTCCAGCTCGAAGCCGAACACGGCATCCCCCGCAACCCCTTCATCAATGCCGGCGCACTGGTGGTCACCGACCACCTGATGGAAGGGACGCCCGACGCCGCTGCGCACCTCCTGCGGTTCCTCACCGAACAAGCGGGCCGGCAGGGACTCACAGGGAAGCAGGGACAGTCCGGGCCGTTCATTGACGAGGCTGCGGCCGCCGGTGAATTGGCCGGCAGCAGCCGCAACCTGGCCCTGGCCCACTTCCTGAAGGACTTCGGAAACCTCTGCCGGCCCGCGGAATCAGTGGTGGAAAACTATGTCCGCCAGTGTTCCATCATGATGACCTGCACCGAGTTGGCCAAGGCCGGCCTGTTCCTTGCCAATGACGGCCAGGGGACCTCCGGCACGGTGTTGTCGCCAAGCGAGGCCAAGAGGATCGGCTCCATCATGCTGACCTGCGGCATGTACGACGCCGCCGGCGAATTCGCCTACCGCGTGGGCCTGCCCGGCAAGAGCGGGGTGGGCGGCGGGATCCTGGTCATCGTGCCGGGCCAGTGCGCCATCTGTGTGTGGAGCCCCCGCCTGGATGCGAAGGGCAATTCCCTCGCCGGCACGGCAGCCCTTGCCGACCTCTCGGACCGCACCGGCTGGTCCGTTTTCTAG
- a CDS encoding acetyl/propionyl/methylcrotonyl-CoA carboxylase subunit alpha, producing MKKVLIANRGEIAVRVARACADAGLASVAVYSDPDADALHVRLSDEAYGLNGSASSETYLNIEKLLAVAARAGADAVHPGYGFLSENADFAQAVLDAGLTWVGPSPEAIRSLGNKVTARDIAVRAGAPLVPGSDGPAANADEVRAFAAEYGVPVAIKAAFGGGGRGLKIAYRMEDIDDAFESAVREATVAFGRGECFVERFLDRPRHVEAQVIADTHGNVVVVGTRDCSLQRRNQKLVEEAPAPFLTPKQRSRIHESARAICREAGYTGAGTVEYLVAPDGVISFLEVNTRLQVEHPVTEETSGIDLVREQFRIAAGLPLSITEDPEPTGHAIEFRLNAEDAGRGFLPSPGPVDVFEAPTGPGIRVDSGVRSGSVVPAEYDSLMAKLIVRGEDRAQALRRARAALDELRIEGVPTVVPFHRAVVRDPDFTAPDRLGVYTTWIESEFSGRLAASLKSGVAGPVARRETLTVEIDGKAVQLGLPAEVYAALMHGGAGAVSAGAGEAAGHGSDAANGKVTAPMGGNLVKWLADDGAEVGADQPLAVVEAMKMETVVASSAAGTFRRGEQAPGAVVVRGEVLGTVS from the coding sequence ATGAAAAAAGTCCTGATCGCCAACCGCGGTGAGATCGCCGTCCGCGTCGCCCGCGCCTGCGCTGATGCAGGCCTGGCATCCGTTGCCGTCTACTCGGATCCCGACGCCGACGCCCTGCACGTGCGCCTCAGCGACGAGGCCTACGGATTGAACGGCTCCGCCAGTTCGGAGACGTACCTGAACATCGAAAAGCTCCTTGCCGTCGCGGCCCGCGCCGGTGCCGACGCCGTCCACCCCGGCTACGGCTTCCTGTCCGAGAACGCCGACTTCGCGCAGGCAGTGCTCGACGCCGGACTCACCTGGGTGGGCCCGTCACCGGAAGCCATCCGGAGCCTGGGCAACAAGGTGACGGCGCGGGACATTGCCGTCCGGGCCGGCGCCCCGCTGGTGCCCGGCTCGGACGGGCCTGCCGCTAACGCGGACGAGGTCCGCGCGTTCGCCGCGGAGTACGGCGTTCCGGTGGCCATCAAGGCGGCCTTCGGCGGCGGCGGCCGCGGCCTGAAGATCGCCTACCGGATGGAGGACATCGACGATGCCTTCGAATCGGCGGTGCGTGAGGCGACCGTGGCGTTCGGCCGCGGCGAATGCTTCGTGGAACGCTTCCTGGACCGGCCCCGCCACGTCGAAGCCCAGGTCATCGCGGACACGCACGGAAATGTGGTGGTGGTGGGCACCCGTGACTGCTCCCTCCAGCGGCGCAACCAGAAGCTGGTGGAGGAAGCACCCGCACCGTTCCTCACGCCGAAGCAGCGCAGCCGCATCCACGAATCCGCCCGCGCCATCTGCCGGGAAGCCGGCTACACCGGAGCAGGCACCGTGGAGTACCTGGTGGCACCTGACGGCGTCATCTCCTTCCTCGAGGTCAATACCCGCCTCCAGGTGGAGCACCCGGTTACCGAGGAAACCTCCGGCATCGATCTGGTGCGCGAACAGTTCCGGATTGCTGCCGGGCTGCCGCTCTCCATCACCGAGGATCCAGAGCCCACCGGCCACGCCATCGAGTTCCGGTTGAACGCCGAGGACGCCGGCCGTGGCTTCCTGCCCTCCCCCGGCCCCGTGGACGTGTTCGAAGCACCCACCGGCCCCGGCATCCGCGTGGACTCCGGGGTCCGTTCCGGCTCGGTCGTCCCTGCCGAGTACGACTCCCTGATGGCCAAGCTGATCGTCCGCGGCGAGGACCGGGCGCAGGCGCTGCGCCGTGCCCGTGCCGCCCTGGACGAACTGCGGATCGAAGGCGTGCCCACGGTGGTCCCGTTCCACCGCGCCGTGGTGCGGGACCCGGATTTCACGGCACCGGACCGGCTGGGCGTCTACACCACCTGGATCGAATCAGAGTTCTCCGGCCGGTTGGCGGCCTCGCTGAAGAGCGGCGTTGCGGGACCCGTGGCGCGGCGCGAAACCCTTACCGTGGAAATCGACGGCAAGGCTGTCCAGCTGGGACTGCCCGCAGAGGTTTATGCCGCACTCATGCACGGAGGGGCCGGAGCTGTTTCGGCCGGCGCAGGCGAGGCCGCCGGCCATGGCAGTGACGCGGCCAACGGCAAGGTGACGGCGCCCATGGGCGGCAACCTGGTCAAGTGGCTGGCCGACGACGGCGCCGAAGTTGGCGCCGACCAGCCGCTCGCCGTCGTTGAGGCGATGAAAATGGAGACCGTTGTTGCCTCTTCCGCGGCCGGCACCTTCCGCCGCGGCGAACAGGCGCCGGGGGCCGTCGTTGTCCGTGGCGAGGTGCTGGGGACGGTCAGCTAA
- a CDS encoding PucR family transcriptional regulator — translation MAAVTVEDILSDLPLGFASLILRPAPTAPAIERFLIVDADDEAIEPAKAFVLLIGVRGRSALPALRRLLKDPPPVVAVKGQREDLAEAEELLRAAGSGLLLVDPAADWDRLLSIAKDRIQPRSYQSEVLTLLEEDLFAIAQTTARLTSSHVLIEDAANKVLAYSTVTNDIDELRKASILARRGPRKYELLLKDLGAYRELHRTRQPVRMPARPQDGLRERVAIALFAGERIMGYIWLQETGGGFGPDVEYVLTGSAARVSAELIRYRNQQSVHMREDRVVRILSGPAEAAASAHSGKIPSERPAALILIGMSDADSRADDAALKHGELANLASIHAAAYKPTAVVGQFNGDTAIIVPDLQSSTAESGLRSLAEAIVRDAGKHLGISPFAAVGPLAPDLLSLHTVTRITEALLACVGTAESGTVASVGDFEAEILYREAVRNFHSSPFRHRSLATLLQEDAELAETLRAYFDASFDVAECARRMNLHKNTVYYRVAKATRVTGLNFSSPRDSLVALLHLQEWASTSYDTSGRK, via the coding sequence ATGGCCGCGGTTACGGTGGAGGACATCCTCTCGGATCTTCCCCTTGGCTTCGCCAGCCTCATCCTCCGGCCTGCCCCTACGGCGCCGGCCATCGAGCGGTTCCTGATTGTGGACGCGGACGACGAAGCGATCGAGCCCGCCAAAGCCTTTGTCCTGCTCATCGGGGTCCGTGGACGTTCTGCACTGCCTGCCCTCCGGCGCCTCCTGAAGGATCCGCCCCCGGTGGTCGCCGTGAAGGGCCAGCGTGAAGACCTCGCAGAAGCGGAGGAACTCCTCCGCGCAGCCGGGTCCGGGCTGCTGCTGGTGGACCCGGCGGCAGACTGGGACCGCCTGCTGTCCATTGCCAAGGACCGGATCCAGCCGCGCAGCTACCAGAGCGAAGTGTTGACGCTGCTCGAGGAAGACCTCTTCGCGATCGCCCAGACCACGGCCCGGCTCACGTCCAGCCACGTGCTCATCGAGGATGCGGCCAACAAGGTCCTGGCCTATTCCACCGTCACCAACGACATTGATGAACTCCGGAAGGCGTCCATCCTGGCCCGCCGCGGCCCCCGCAAGTATGAACTGCTGCTCAAGGACCTCGGTGCCTACCGGGAACTCCACCGCACCCGCCAGCCGGTCCGCATGCCCGCCAGGCCCCAGGACGGGCTGCGGGAACGGGTTGCCATCGCGCTCTTCGCGGGTGAGCGGATCATGGGCTACATCTGGCTCCAGGAGACCGGCGGCGGCTTTGGGCCGGATGTTGAATACGTCCTTACGGGCTCCGCGGCCCGCGTTTCCGCCGAATTGATCCGCTACCGGAACCAGCAGTCCGTCCATATGCGGGAGGACCGGGTTGTGCGGATCCTGTCCGGCCCCGCGGAGGCCGCCGCCAGCGCGCACAGCGGAAAGATCCCTTCGGAAAGGCCGGCCGCGCTCATCCTCATCGGCATGTCCGATGCCGACTCGCGTGCCGATGACGCAGCGCTCAAGCACGGGGAACTTGCCAACCTCGCCTCCATCCACGCGGCCGCGTACAAGCCCACCGCCGTCGTGGGCCAGTTCAACGGTGACACCGCCATCATCGTGCCCGACCTGCAGTCAAGCACCGCGGAATCGGGGCTGCGGTCGCTGGCCGAAGCGATCGTCCGGGATGCGGGCAAACACCTCGGCATCAGTCCCTTCGCAGCCGTCGGCCCCCTGGCGCCGGACCTGTTGTCCCTCCACACGGTGACCCGGATTACGGAGGCGCTGTTGGCCTGCGTGGGCACCGCGGAATCCGGCACGGTTGCCTCGGTAGGAGATTTCGAAGCCGAGATCCTCTACCGCGAGGCGGTACGGAACTTCCACTCGTCCCCCTTCCGCCACCGCAGCCTGGCAACACTCCTGCAGGAAGACGCCGAACTCGCCGAGACCCTCCGCGCGTATTTCGACGCGTCCTTCGACGTCGCCGAATGCGCCAGGCGGATGAACCTGCACAAGAACACCGTGTACTACCGGGTAGCCAAAGCCACCCGCGTGACCGGCCTCAACTTCAGCAGTCCCAGGGACTCCCTGGTGGCACTGCTCCACCTCCAGGAGTGGGCCTCCACCTCCTACGACACTTCAGGCAGGAAATGA
- a CDS encoding NRAMP family divalent metal transporter, which yields MAAEPGIKLNLSTSARRTALLGAMFLMATSAIGPGFITQTTVFTAQIGAAFAFAILASILIDVAVQMNVWRVIGVTGLRAQELGNKVLPGIGWLLSGLVFLGGVVFNIGNIAGTGLGANAMMGVDPKVGGIVSAVVAILVFLSKKAGMALDRIVVLLGAVMILLMIYVAIVAAPPLGEALKNTFLPEKVDFLIITTLVGGTVGGYITYAGAHRMLDSGATGIRHVKEITRSSVLGILTTGLMRVLLFLAILGVVAGGTVLTSSNMAAEAFGAAAGEIGLRMFGVVLWAAAITSVIGAAFTSVSFITSSRTPERKRNLITVAFIAGCAIVYFFLGQAPQQLLIFAGAFNGLILPVGFAVLLWVAWRRRDLMHGYAYPKWLLLVGTAAWLLTVFLGWTSLMGLAKLWA from the coding sequence ATGGCAGCAGAACCTGGCATCAAACTGAACCTAAGCACGTCCGCCCGCCGCACAGCGCTCCTTGGCGCCATGTTCCTCATGGCCACCAGTGCCATCGGACCGGGCTTCATCACCCAGACCACGGTGTTCACCGCCCAGATCGGGGCCGCGTTCGCGTTCGCGATCCTGGCCTCGATCCTGATCGATGTGGCCGTGCAAATGAATGTCTGGCGCGTCATCGGCGTCACCGGGCTCCGGGCCCAGGAACTTGGCAACAAGGTCCTTCCCGGCATCGGCTGGCTTCTCTCCGGCCTGGTGTTCCTTGGCGGGGTGGTCTTCAATATCGGCAACATTGCCGGCACCGGCCTCGGAGCCAACGCCATGATGGGTGTGGATCCGAAGGTGGGCGGCATTGTCTCGGCCGTGGTCGCCATCCTGGTCTTCCTCAGCAAGAAAGCCGGCATGGCACTGGACCGGATCGTGGTGCTGCTGGGCGCCGTCATGATCCTGCTGATGATCTACGTGGCCATCGTCGCCGCCCCGCCCCTGGGAGAGGCGCTGAAGAACACGTTCCTTCCCGAAAAGGTGGACTTCCTCATCATTACCACCTTGGTGGGCGGCACCGTGGGCGGCTACATCACCTACGCCGGTGCCCACCGCATGCTCGACTCCGGCGCCACCGGCATCCGGCACGTCAAGGAGATCACCCGCAGCTCCGTCCTGGGCATCCTGACCACCGGCCTGATGCGCGTGCTGCTCTTCCTGGCCATCCTCGGCGTCGTGGCCGGCGGGACCGTCCTCACCAGCAGCAACATGGCGGCCGAAGCCTTCGGCGCGGCAGCCGGTGAAATCGGCCTCCGGATGTTCGGTGTGGTCCTTTGGGCCGCCGCCATCACCTCGGTGATCGGCGCAGCCTTCACCTCCGTCTCCTTCATCACCTCCTCCCGCACGCCCGAGCGCAAGCGGAACCTCATCACCGTCGCATTCATTGCCGGCTGCGCCATCGTGTACTTCTTCCTCGGCCAGGCGCCCCAGCAGCTGCTGATCTTCGCCGGCGCCTTCAACGGACTGATCCTGCCGGTAGGCTTTGCGGTCCTGCTCTGGGTGGCCTGGCGCCGCCGCGACCTGATGCACGGCTACGCCTACCCCAAGTGGCTGCTCCTGGTCGGTACCGCCGCATGGCTCCTCACCGTGTTCCTCGGCTGGACCTCGCTCATGGGACTGGCAAAGCTGTGGGCATGA
- a CDS encoding amino acid permease: MPNNPNDEVGFDHIIDGGHTHASETSLHAEDKGYHKNLKPRQIQMIAIGGAIGTGLFLGAGGRLNAAGPSLVIAYAVCGFFAFLILRALGELVLHRPSSGSFVSYAREFFGEKAAFVSGWFYWINWATTTIVDITAAALYMHFFGNYIPWMADVPQWAWALTALIVVLALNLVSVKVFGEMEFWFALIKVAALVAFLIIGTYFVIFGTPVDGQQVGISLLNDNGGIFPNGLLPMIILMQGVLFAYASIELVGTAAGETENPEKIMPKAINSVVFRIAVFYVGSVILLALLLPFTSYQKGVSPFVTFFGSIGVQGVDVIMNLVVLTAALSSLNAGLYSTGRILRSMSVNGSAPRFASRMNKAGVPYGGIAITAVVSLLGVPLNYLVPAEAFEIVLNIASVGIIMTWATIVLCQIQLKRWADKGWVTRPSFRMFGAPYTGYLSLLFLISVLIMVFIDSPLTMLVTAIASILMVIGWYACRQRIRDIAETRDGYTGKSPVIANRTPIS; this comes from the coding sequence ATGCCCAACAACCCCAATGACGAGGTTGGTTTCGACCACATTATTGATGGTGGTCACACGCATGCGTCCGAGACCTCCCTGCACGCGGAGGACAAGGGTTACCACAAGAACCTCAAGCCCCGGCAGATCCAGATGATCGCGATCGGCGGTGCGATCGGCACCGGCCTGTTCCTGGGCGCCGGCGGCCGGCTCAACGCGGCCGGCCCGTCCCTCGTCATCGCGTACGCGGTCTGCGGGTTCTTCGCGTTCCTGATCCTGCGCGCCCTGGGCGAACTGGTCCTGCACCGGCCCTCCTCCGGCTCGTTCGTCTCCTACGCCCGGGAATTCTTCGGCGAAAAAGCCGCGTTCGTCTCCGGCTGGTTCTACTGGATCAACTGGGCCACCACCACCATCGTGGACATCACCGCCGCCGCCCTCTACATGCACTTCTTCGGCAACTACATCCCCTGGATGGCCGACGTCCCGCAGTGGGCCTGGGCACTGACCGCCCTCATCGTCGTCCTCGCCCTGAACCTCGTCTCGGTCAAGGTCTTCGGCGAAATGGAATTCTGGTTCGCCCTGATCAAGGTCGCCGCCCTCGTCGCCTTCCTCATCATCGGCACCTACTTCGTCATCTTCGGCACCCCCGTGGACGGCCAACAGGTCGGCATCAGCCTCCTGAACGACAACGGCGGAATCTTCCCCAACGGCCTGCTCCCCATGATCATCCTCATGCAGGGCGTCCTGTTCGCCTACGCCTCCATCGAACTCGTCGGCACCGCCGCCGGCGAAACCGAAAACCCCGAAAAAATCATGCCCAAAGCCATCAACTCCGTGGTCTTCCGCATCGCCGTGTTCTACGTCGGCTCCGTCATCCTCCTGGCCCTGCTGCTGCCCTTCACCTCCTACCAAAAAGGCGTCAGCCCCTTCGTGACCTTCTTCGGCTCCATCGGCGTCCAGGGCGTAGACGTCATCATGAACCTCGTGGTCCTCACCGCCGCCCTGTCCTCCCTCAACGCCGGGCTCTACTCCACCGGCCGGATCCTGCGCTCCATGTCCGTCAACGGCTCCGCCCCGCGCTTCGCCTCCCGCATGAACAAAGCAGGCGTCCCCTACGGCGGCATCGCCATCACCGCCGTCGTCTCCCTCCTCGGCGTCCCCCTGAACTACCTCGTCCCCGCCGAAGCCTTCGAAATCGTCCTGAACATCGCCTCCGTCGGCATCATCATGACCTGGGCCACCATCGTCCTCTGCCAAATCCAACTCAAACGCTGGGCCGACAAAGGCTGGGTCACCCGCCCCTCCTTCCGCATGTTCGGCGCCCCTTACACCGGCTACCTCTCCCTCCTCTTCCTCATCAGCGTCCTCATCATGGTCTTCATCGACTCACCCCTGACCATGCTCGTCACCGCCATCGCCTCCATCCTCATGGTCATCGGCTGGTACGCCTGCCGCCAACGCATCCGCGACATCGCCGAAACCCGCGACGGCTACACCGGGAAGTCCCCCGTCATCGCCAACCGCACGCCCATTTCCTGA
- a CDS encoding putative hydro-lyase has translation MMDRPSILPAAAREAFRGGLVEPTSGWSRGYAQANVLAIPRDHAFDFLLFAQRNPKPCPILGVLEPGETSGPLLAGGDIRTDVAKYTVYRDGEKVDEPTNITDYWRDDLVTFLIGCSFTFEAALQDGGIGIAHIEQGVNVPMYRTSRQCAPAGTMSGPLVVSMRPVPASQVADAVRITSRYPAVHGAPVHVGNPHELGISDLARPDFGDAVTVPDGHIPVFWACGVTPQAAVMQSRPPLAIGHAPGHMLITDARDSDYLVP, from the coding sequence ATGATGGACCGCCCCAGCATCCTCCCCGCCGCAGCACGCGAAGCCTTCCGAGGCGGCCTGGTGGAACCGACGTCGGGCTGGTCCCGCGGGTACGCGCAGGCGAACGTGCTTGCCATTCCGCGGGACCACGCCTTCGATTTCCTGCTGTTCGCCCAGCGCAATCCCAAGCCGTGCCCCATCCTGGGCGTCCTCGAGCCCGGCGAGACCAGCGGCCCGCTGCTGGCAGGCGGGGACATCCGCACGGACGTGGCGAAGTACACGGTGTACCGCGACGGGGAGAAAGTGGATGAGCCCACCAACATCACAGACTACTGGCGTGATGACCTGGTGACGTTCCTGATCGGCTGTTCCTTCACCTTCGAGGCAGCCCTGCAGGACGGCGGCATAGGCATAGCCCACATCGAGCAGGGCGTGAACGTGCCGATGTACCGCACCAGCCGCCAGTGTGCCCCCGCCGGCACCATGTCCGGTCCGTTGGTGGTCTCCATGCGCCCCGTCCCCGCCTCGCAGGTGGCCGACGCGGTCCGCATCACCTCCCGCTACCCGGCCGTGCACGGCGCGCCCGTCCACGTGGGCAACCCGCACGAACTGGGCATCAGCGACCTGGCCCGGCCGGACTTCGGGGATGCCGTGACTGTCCCGGATGGGCACATTCCGGTGTTCTGGGCCTGCGGCGTCACCCCGCAGGCTGCCGTGATGCAGTCACGCCCGCCGCTGGCCATCGGCCACGCCCCTGGCCACATGCTCATCACCGACGCGAGGGACAGCGACTACCTGGTTCCGTGA
- a CDS encoding 5-oxoprolinase/urea amidolyase family protein: protein MSPLHIRWAGPRALLLELDSLDTVLTVHARLQEAPLPGQVDVLAAARTVLAVFDSRASAQAAHAAVAMLDRDAAAVGHTGSEPVRIEVVYDGDDLADVGRLTGLGADGVIAAHTGQLWTAAFGGFAPGFAYLVGEHDALNVPRRSSPRTAVPAGSVALAGNFSAVYPRRSPGGWQLIGRTAARMWDLGREQPALLRPGSTVRYVAVREVVEITEPAGQQDTPAGARASGPAIEIITPGPQSLIQDLGRPGYGDLGVSPAGAADAAGARQANRLVGNPPGDAVLETVLGGLSVQARGELTAALTGAPAGAEIRSGGSSRPAPMYAPFPLHDGDSLHLGTPDAGLRTYLAVRGGIDVPPVLGSRSTDLMSGIGPAPLAAGTVLPIGPADQGRVVGQPEPPTLHPALSGGGAGNATVVLRVTPGPRDDWFTPQSLQALTGQDWTATAESNRIGVRLDTTAGGMPLERSRPEELPSEGVVAGSLQVPPSGLPVLFLADHPVTGGYPVIAVVVPEDLPVAAQLPPGALIRFQAVDPGTMEPLGPGALQQPEPTTPTPATNSL from the coding sequence GTGAGCCCCCTCCACATCCGCTGGGCCGGCCCGCGCGCCCTCCTCCTCGAACTCGACTCCCTGGACACGGTTCTGACCGTCCACGCCCGGTTGCAGGAGGCGCCCCTGCCCGGCCAGGTGGATGTCCTGGCCGCCGCACGGACCGTCCTGGCCGTCTTCGACTCCCGCGCGTCGGCACAGGCGGCCCATGCCGCCGTCGCCATGCTGGACAGGGACGCGGCGGCGGTGGGCCACACCGGTTCCGAGCCCGTCAGGATTGAGGTGGTGTACGACGGCGACGACCTCGCCGACGTTGGCAGGCTGACCGGGCTGGGCGCCGACGGCGTGATCGCCGCCCACACCGGGCAGCTGTGGACAGCGGCGTTCGGCGGGTTCGCCCCCGGCTTCGCCTACCTGGTAGGCGAGCACGATGCATTGAACGTTCCGCGGCGCAGCTCGCCAAGGACCGCCGTTCCCGCCGGATCCGTGGCCCTGGCCGGCAACTTCTCCGCCGTCTACCCGCGGCGCTCCCCTGGCGGCTGGCAGCTGATCGGCCGCACCGCAGCGCGGATGTGGGACCTGGGCCGTGAACAGCCAGCCCTCCTCCGGCCCGGCAGCACCGTCCGGTATGTCGCAGTGCGGGAAGTCGTGGAAATCACCGAACCCGCCGGACAGCAGGACACCCCTGCCGGCGCGCGGGCCTCCGGCCCCGCCATCGAGATCATCACGCCCGGCCCGCAGTCTCTCATCCAGGACCTTGGCCGCCCCGGCTATGGCGACCTGGGTGTCTCCCCTGCAGGCGCTGCCGACGCCGCGGGCGCCCGCCAGGCGAACCGGCTGGTGGGAAACCCGCCGGGCGACGCCGTGCTCGAAACCGTCCTGGGCGGCCTGTCGGTACAGGCTCGCGGTGAACTGACGGCCGCGCTCACCGGCGCCCCCGCAGGGGCCGAAATCCGCTCCGGCGGCAGCAGCCGCCCGGCCCCGATGTACGCCCCCTTCCCACTGCACGACGGCGACAGCCTCCACCTCGGCACCCCCGACGCAGGCCTGCGCACCTACCTTGCCGTCCGCGGCGGAATCGACGTGCCTCCAGTGCTTGGCAGCCGGTCCACCGATCTGATGTCCGGGATCGGACCGGCTCCGCTGGCCGCCGGAACCGTGCTGCCCATCGGCCCGGCAGACCAGGGCCGCGTGGTGGGCCAGCCCGAACCGCCCACCCTGCATCCGGCCCTCAGCGGGGGCGGGGCCGGCAATGCCACCGTGGTGCTTCGGGTCACCCCCGGGCCCCGCGATGACTGGTTCACCCCGCAGTCCCTCCAGGCTTTGACCGGGCAGGATTGGACCGCCACCGCCGAATCCAACCGCATCGGCGTACGGCTGGACACAACAGCCGGAGGGATGCCGCTGGAACGCTCGCGGCCGGAGGAACTGCCCAGCGAAGGCGTGGTAGCCGGCTCACTGCAGGTACCGCCGTCGGGCCTTCCCGTCCTTTTCCTTGCCGACCACCCCGTGACCGGCGGCTACCCGGTGATCGCCGTCGTCGTTCCGGAAGACCTGCCGGTGGCGGCGCAGCTCCCGCCCGGTGCCCTCATCCGGTTCCAGGCCGTGGATCCGGGAACCATGGAGCCGCTCGGGCCCGGGGCCCTGCAGCAGCCAGAACCCACCACTCCCACGCCTGCCACAAACAGCCTGTGA
- a CDS encoding GntR family transcriptional regulator, translating into MDSGTHGAAEHAHTTAWIASVLRRRIAAGELTPGSKLSEQSLSTSLGVSRNTLRQAFTILAGESIVTHIPNRGVFVASPGAEEVREIYRIRRTIEPAAVLWGELSPQILDEMEAIVQRAQAARNAGSVMDMADANQALHRAVVGLTGSGTLQELMDRVLAEMRLVFYAMASAPDFHSHYVERNVELVKRLRAGEREEAAAGLRTYLDAAEAELLGHLAGPGH; encoded by the coding sequence ATGGACAGCGGGACACACGGTGCGGCGGAACACGCGCACACCACGGCATGGATCGCGTCCGTTCTGCGCAGGCGCATCGCTGCGGGCGAGCTGACCCCCGGGTCCAAGCTGTCCGAACAATCCCTGTCCACCTCGCTGGGCGTCTCCCGCAACACCCTGCGGCAGGCCTTCACCATCCTTGCCGGCGAGTCAATCGTCACCCATATTCCCAACCGGGGCGTCTTTGTCGCGTCGCCGGGCGCGGAGGAGGTGCGGGAAATCTACCGCATCCGCCGAACCATCGAACCCGCCGCCGTGCTCTGGGGCGAGCTCTCGCCGCAGATCCTGGATGAGATGGAAGCCATCGTCCAGCGCGCCCAGGCGGCCCGGAATGCCGGTTCCGTCATGGATATGGCAGACGCCAACCAGGCCCTCCACCGGGCGGTAGTGGGCCTGACGGGAAGCGGCACCCTGCAGGAACTGATGGACCGCGTGCTCGCCGAGATGCGGCTTGTCTTTTATGCCATGGCCTCGGCCCCCGACTTCCACAGCCACTATGTGGAGCGCAATGTGGAGCTCGTGAAGCGGCTCCGGGCAGGCGAACGGGAGGAAGCTGCCGCCGGGCTGCGCACCTACCTCGACGCCGCCGAGGCCGAACTGCTGGGCCACTTGGCCGGCCCGGGGCACTGA